ACGCCGAGGTGCTGTCGGTGTCGTCCACCGGCAACCTGCTGGCCTTTGCCCCGGGCTCGGCGCAAATCACCGTCACCGTGGAGTCGGTGTCGGCCAGCGCCAGCATTGCCGTTGTGCCGCCGCCGGTCGCGCGCGTACGCATCACTGCGCCCACCCAGGTGGTCAACGAAGGGCGCACGCTCGCGCTCTCCGCGGTGGCCACCGACAGCAGCGGACGCACACTCACCGACCGCCCCATTGCGTGGAGCTCCAGCGCGCCGGCGGTGGCCAGTGTGTCCGGTACCGGACTGGTGACGGGCCTCGTGCAGGGCGAGGCGTTCATTGCCGCCAGCAGTGAAGGCCAGCGTGACTCTGTGCGCATTACCGTGGGGCCCGCGCTGCCGCCGGCGCTGGAATTCGTGAACGGTCCACCGGGTGGCGTGCTGCCGGGGCGTGTGTTCAGCCTGCGCGTGCGCGCTGTGGACGGACGTACCGGCACCACGGTGCCGTATGACGGGCCGGTGAGTATTGCCCTCACCCAGGGCGCGGCCGGTACGCTGCTGGGCAGCACCACGGCGCAGGCAGTGCGCGGCGAGGCGCAGTTTGACAGTCTGGCCATCATGCAGAGCGGCAGTTGGCAATTGCGTGTGGCCGCCAGCGGATTTGAAGCCGCCGTATCGCAGCCGGTCATCGTGGGCAACAGCGGCAACGGCGCCATCACCATCTCCACCATCACCACCGAACGTCCGGCGTCGGGCAGCGCCTCCACCACCATTTATCGCTTCACGGCCACGTTGCGCGACGCAGGCGGCGCACTGATCACCACGCCTACCATCGTGCGCGCACAGGTGGCGCGTGGCAATGTGAGTATCGTCTCCGGTGCGACCTCGCCATCCACGGCCAGTGGTACCGCGGCCATGCAGGTCACGGTAACGGGTACCGGCACGTTCGACCTGCTGCTCACCACACCCGAAGGGCAGAGTGGTGTGCATGCCATGCCCAATGTCAGCGGCGGGGCCGCGCTGTTCTCACTGCAACGTGCCGTCGCTGATTCGGTGGTGCCGGTTGGCGCCACCATGTCCACCACCCTGCAGGGTCTGGCGGCGCTCAACGCACCCTCCGACGTGCACACGGCGGTTGTGGAGGTGAACTGGAGCCCGGGCGCATTCACGCTGGTGTCGGATTCGGTGCTCACGAACACGGGCGTGGTCACCTTCAATCGCAACGTGCTCGCACAAGGCATTGTCCGTCTCACGATCGTCGGTTCAAACGCCATCATTGCGAGAGGGCCGGCCGTGCCGATGGCCAGTCTGCGCTTCCGCGCGCTCGACGGTGACGGCAATCGCGGCGTGCAACGCTTCCAGGTCATTCTGCTTGAAGCCCGCGGACCAACAGGCGAACTCCTGCAGGAACGGACCACGACCGAAATGCTGGTGCGCATCCCATGACCCACGCACGATCGTTTGCCATTGTCTCAGCCGCGTTGACCGGTGCGCTCGCGCTCGTTTCAGCCTGCCACGACAGCACACAACCCGGCGCCGCGCCACTGGCTGCGCTGCAGCCTGATGCCTATCGCGCGACCTGGCACATCACCTCGCAGGACGGTGGCACCGTGCAGGCCACGCTGCGCGTCCACAGCGGCGCGGCCGCGCCGGCCCTTGGCGCCTATCGGGTGCAACTCCTTCTGCCACCCGGCGTCGACACCGCGGCGCTCGCACTCGATCAGTCGTCTGCACAGGGCGCAGCGCAGCGTCTGCTGGCCGTGGAAGGTCGCACGCTGCGTGTGGTAGGGGTGGCGCCCGACGGACTCAGCACCGGCGACCTGTTCACGGTGAAACTGCGCGCGCCCGCGACGCTGTCAGCGCAGGCGCTCGCCACGGCGCTGCTCGTGCAGGAATGGGTGGATGTGCAGGGCGTCAATCGTCTCGCGCGACTGGAGCCGGCGACGGTGGGAGGCCCGCGATGAAGCCCGCAACACATCGGACAGCAACTCGCGCGATGCGCGCCGCCATGTGTGCGGCCGTGCTTGGCGCATCCAGCGGCGTATCACGTAGCGCAGAGGCCCAGGCTTCGGCCGACCCCACGCCGCCGCCATCGTCCAGCACGCAGCGCGGAACGCTCTACCTGGTGTGGGGCGACCCGGAGCGCGACGGGGTGCCGCGCTACCGCGCCATCATCCAGGGCGGCGCCGGTGAGGTCACGCAGTACATGGTGGACAACCGCGATCTCGACTTCGTGGCCCGTGTGCAGCAACTCGATCGGCAACTGGTCGATGTCACCGTCAGCGCAGCACGGCCGGCGTTCGGTGCCGGCAGC
The window above is part of the Gemmatimonas sp. UBA7669 genome. Proteins encoded here:
- a CDS encoding Ig-like domain-containing protein, which gives rise to MRQSLVNSKPVRRSQSPQRFPTSGLRRWFGLLVLLAPLACGGGGSDSSGGPTPPPPPPPPAQAAVARVVLNGVPERLVVGASATLQAVATDANGNVLTGRATSWQSSNAEVLSVSSTGNLLAFAPGSAQITVTVESVSASASIAVVPPPVARVRITAPTQVVNEGRTLALSAVATDSSGRTLTDRPIAWSSSAPAVASVSGTGLVTGLVQGEAFIAASSEGQRDSVRITVGPALPPALEFVNGPPGGVLPGRVFSLRVRAVDGRTGTTVPYDGPVSIALTQGAAGTLLGSTTAQAVRGEAQFDSLAIMQSGSWQLRVAASGFEAAVSQPVIVGNSGNGAITISTITTERPASGSASTTIYRFTATLRDAGGALITTPTIVRAQVARGNVSIVSGATSPSTASGTAAMQVTVTGTGTFDLLLTTPEGQSGVHAMPNVSGGAALFSLQRAVADSVVPVGATMSTTLQGLAALNAPSDVHTAVVEVNWSPGAFTLVSDSVLTNTGVVTFNRNVLAQGIVRLTIVGSNAIIARGPAVPMASLRFRALDGDGNRGVQRFQVILLEARGPTGELLQERTTTEMLVRIP